In a genomic window of Methanoregula sp. UBA64:
- a CDS encoding DJ-1/PfpI family protein → MKVVLAVAPEKFRDEELAEPVAALKQAQIPFDIASTRSGTCTGMLGAKVTATMSFDEIDPKNYEALIIIGGNGSQIHLWDDDLLVRLAGFFYETDKVVAAICLAPVVLAHAGILKGKKATVYNSQTAVFEMKKGRAVVVDEPVVKDGRIITANGPQAAKAFAAAVVKEVTSDPWGTPSGKGFQY, encoded by the coding sequence ATGAAGGTCGTACTAGCAGTCGCTCCCGAGAAGTTCCGGGACGAAGAACTGGCAGAACCGGTGGCGGCGCTCAAACAGGCGCAGATCCCTTTTGATATTGCATCGACACGTTCGGGCACCTGTACCGGGATGCTCGGCGCGAAGGTGACCGCCACTATGTCTTTTGATGAGATCGACCCCAAAAACTACGAGGCCCTTATTATTATCGGCGGAAACGGAAGCCAGATCCATCTCTGGGACGACGATCTCCTGGTTCGCCTTGCGGGTTTCTTTTATGAGACCGACAAGGTCGTTGCTGCGATCTGCCTTGCGCCGGTCGTGCTCGCCCACGCTGGTATCCTCAAAGGAAAGAAGGCAACGGTATACAACAGCCAGACTGCCGTCTTTGAGATGAAGAAAGGACGGGCTGTCGTTGTCGATGAACCGGTGGTAAAAGACGGACGGATCATTACGGCAAACGGCCCGCAGGCAGCAAAGGCATTTGCTGCTGCCGTGGTAAAGGAAGTCACCTCGGACCCCTGGGGAACACCCTCGGGCAAGGGATTCCAGTACTGA
- a CDS encoding zinc-ribbon domain-containing protein encodes MKKCPHCGMNIRDNVEVCGYCGGEIPTGTPARSAAGRPAQAPQRNIPQKQAPKREQEKPAGEPDGEEEEDGGLSRVLQSGEQILIGSLNVSVKKFAFHAYLTNQRIFLIDSQEKKIRVTAKDVPRPTIADSTIEYSENSDPVLVLSVKSADDEDIKTMKLVFTQDGTDRSAEVEDWVALLHEETRGKKPRRATPPPAREEPAEEPLVEEEQEEEPEDLPPVRPAKPAVRHEELRPTHKPLKEHERQPPVKRLMPIVREPEEPEVVPQHRKVQVRTVGEQQQHPVRSDTLLIKKPEVHTAVRSAMNNPVQPMRQTTIRPIRSTSVEPIRRPIPEPEPLAEIPPVEMPTIRRQVMPPEESAENPQFCYNCGKKLPAEANFCPGCGTKLGRAKAETTAARHAKTLPRPAPAAAATTAPHLKKLPRIEEVHEDDEDVEPPRRPPVKRTPKGSDMTILQKFLRR; translated from the coding sequence ATGAAAAAGTGTCCGCACTGCGGGATGAATATCCGGGATAATGTCGAGGTCTGCGGATACTGCGGGGGCGAGATCCCGACAGGCACCCCGGCGCGGTCGGCAGCCGGCCGGCCGGCCCAGGCCCCGCAGCGCAATATCCCCCAAAAGCAGGCGCCAAAGCGGGAACAGGAAAAACCCGCCGGTGAACCGGATGGCGAGGAAGAGGAAGATGGCGGACTCTCGCGTGTGCTCCAGTCCGGGGAGCAGATCCTGATTGGTTCATTAAACGTCTCGGTAAAAAAGTTCGCTTTTCATGCCTATCTCACGAACCAGCGGATCTTTTTGATCGACTCCCAGGAAAAGAAGATCCGGGTCACCGCAAAAGACGTTCCCCGCCCCACCATTGCCGACAGCACCATTGAGTATTCCGAAAATTCCGACCCGGTGCTTGTCCTTTCCGTGAAATCGGCCGATGACGAGGATATCAAGACCATGAAACTGGTCTTTACCCAGGACGGTACCGACCGGTCGGCAGAGGTCGAGGACTGGGTTGCGCTCCTGCACGAGGAGACCAGAGGCAAGAAACCGCGCCGGGCAACCCCGCCACCCGCAAGGGAAGAGCCTGCCGAAGAACCTCTTGTTGAAGAGGAGCAGGAAGAGGAACCGGAAGATTTGCCGCCGGTCCGCCCGGCAAAGCCGGCAGTACGCCACGAGGAACTCCGCCCGACCCACAAGCCCCTCAAGGAGCATGAGCGCCAGCCCCCGGTAAAGCGCCTGATGCCGATTGTCCGGGAGCCCGAAGAACCAGAAGTTGTGCCCCAGCACCGGAAGGTGCAGGTGCGGACAGTTGGCGAACAGCAGCAGCACCCGGTACGATCCGATACCCTGCTCATAAAAAAACCGGAGGTACATACCGCAGTCCGTTCGGCCATGAATAACCCGGTCCAGCCAATGCGGCAGACCACCATCCGCCCAATCCGGAGCACCTCTGTCGAGCCAATCCGCCGCCCCATTCCTGAACCGGAGCCTCTCGCCGAGATACCACCGGTCGAGATGCCAACCATCCGCCGGCAGGTTATGCCGCCGGAGGAATCTGCCGAGAACCCGCAGTTCTGTTATAACTGCGGGAAGAAACTCCCGGCAGAGGCAAATTTCTGCCCGGGATGCGGGACGAAACTGGGGCGTGCAAAGGCCGAAACAACGGCAGCCCGGCACGCCAAAACCCTTCCCCGGCCGGCTCCTGCCGCTGCGGCAACGACTGCGCCGCACCTGAAAAAGCTCCCGCGTATCGAGGAAGTCCACGAAGATGACGAGGATGTGGAACCGCCCCGCAGGCCCCCGGTAAAGCGGACCCCTAAGGGGAGCGATATGACGATCCTCCAGAAGTTCCTCCGGCGTTAG
- a CDS encoding methionine adenosyltransferase: MKRNIQIEALNQIPLEKQQIELVERKCLGHPDSIADGIAESISRALCKTYLDHFGVVLHHNTDQGEVVAGESCPKFGGGKMIRPIYILLDGRATKQFDGVTLPTDAVAVEAAHEYLHSILPELNLQRDVIIDSRLGTGSTDLRDVFKPKTGKVPRANDTSFGVGHAPFSDVETIIRNSAGYIDTKLRKKYPAIGQDIKIMGLRNGNTITLTVACAIVDKYCADIKEYQEYMVLLNEEITKVAKKSTSRKVIVEVNTADDIKNKSVFLTVTGTSAEMGDDGSVGRGNRCNGLITPNRPMSMEATSGKNPINHIGKIYNLLSTQIAQETVKEVSGVEEMYVRLLSQIGKPIDQPLMASIQVLPKKGTTLKEINGEVLEIVDKNLANVTSITEKVIRGELKTF; the protein is encoded by the coding sequence ATGAAGCGAAATATCCAGATCGAAGCATTAAACCAGATCCCGTTGGAAAAGCAGCAGATCGAACTTGTCGAACGCAAATGCCTTGGGCACCCCGACAGCATTGCTGACGGTATCGCGGAGTCTATCTCCCGGGCCCTCTGCAAGACCTATCTCGATCACTTCGGTGTCGTCCTCCACCACAACACCGACCAGGGCGAGGTCGTTGCGGGCGAGTCCTGCCCGAAGTTCGGCGGCGGCAAGATGATCCGGCCTATCTACATTCTCCTTGACGGCCGGGCCACCAAGCAGTTTGACGGCGTCACCCTCCCCACCGATGCAGTTGCCGTTGAGGCAGCACACGAGTACCTCCACTCGATCCTGCCCGAGCTCAACCTCCAGCGCGATGTCATCATCGACAGCAGGCTCGGAACAGGTTCCACCGATCTTCGGGATGTCTTCAAGCCCAAGACCGGCAAGGTTCCGCGGGCAAACGATACCTCGTTCGGGGTCGGCCATGCCCCGTTCTCCGATGTGGAGACCATTATCCGGAACAGCGCCGGCTATATCGATACCAAACTCCGTAAGAAATACCCGGCAATCGGCCAGGACATCAAGATCATGGGCCTGCGGAACGGCAACACCATCACGCTCACCGTAGCCTGTGCCATTGTCGACAAGTACTGTGCGGACATCAAGGAATACCAGGAATACATGGTCCTCTTAAACGAGGAGATCACCAAAGTCGCAAAGAAGAGCACCTCGCGCAAGGTTATCGTCGAAGTCAACACCGCCGACGATATCAAGAACAAGAGTGTTTTCCTGACGGTCACCGGCACCTCGGCCGAGATGGGCGACGACGGTTCTGTAGGCCGGGGCAACCGCTGCAACGGGCTCATCACCCCCAACCGCCCGATGAGTATGGAAGCCACAAGCGGCAAGAATCCGATCAACCACATCGGTAAGATCTACAACCTCCTCTCCACCCAGATAGCCCAGGAAACGGTCAAAGAAGTCTCCGGTGTCGAAGAGATGTACGTCCGGCTCCTCTCCCAGATAGGTAAGCCGATCGACCAGCCGCTCATGGCAAGCATCCAGGTGCTCCCGAAGAAAGGCACCACCTTAAAGGAGATCAACGGAGAAGTCCTCGAGATCGTTGACAAAAACCTTGCAAATGTAACAAGCATCACGGAGAAGGTAATCCGTGGCGAACTCAAGACCTTCTAA
- the hisG gene encoding ATP phosphoribosyltransferase, whose product MIRLAIPNKGRIAAPITDLMEKSGLHLQDTAERKLIARTLDPHVEILFARPIDIPEYVATGAADLGITGHDMVCERESDVEELLDLQFGKAKLVLAVREDSPVTSIKQLKGAKIATEFPTITKKYFAERHVPVTIVIVGGACEATPHLGIADAIVDLSSSGNTLKTNRLRVIDEVLVTSTHLIANRRALAAKRDKIDEIHLALESVIRARGQCYLMMNVKRAALEKVKSVLPGLSGPTVMDVASTEDMVAVHAVVNEERVYTLINALKRAGARDILVMSIERMIR is encoded by the coding sequence GTGATCCGGCTTGCGATCCCCAATAAAGGCAGGATTGCAGCGCCGATCACCGACCTCATGGAAAAAAGCGGTCTCCACCTGCAGGACACCGCTGAGCGCAAGCTCATTGCCCGGACGCTCGACCCCCACGTAGAGATCCTCTTTGCCCGGCCCATCGATATCCCCGAGTACGTGGCAACGGGAGCAGCAGATCTCGGGATCACCGGCCACGATATGGTCTGCGAGCGGGAGTCCGATGTCGAAGAGCTTCTCGACCTCCAGTTCGGAAAGGCAAAGCTCGTTCTCGCGGTTCGCGAGGACTCTCCCGTAACGAGCATCAAGCAGCTCAAAGGCGCAAAGATCGCTACAGAGTTTCCCACCATCACGAAAAAATACTTTGCAGAGCGCCACGTGCCGGTGACCATCGTCATTGTGGGCGGGGCCTGCGAGGCCACGCCCCATCTCGGGATTGCCGATGCCATTGTCGATCTTTCGAGCTCGGGAAACACCTTAAAGACCAACCGGCTCCGGGTTATTGACGAAGTTCTTGTCACCTCGACCCACCTGATTGCAAACCGCAGGGCGCTTGCAGCAAAGCGCGACAAGATCGACGAGATCCACCTGGCCCTCGAGAGCGTGATCCGGGCCCGCGGCCAGTGCTACCTGATGATGAACGTCAAACGGGCGGCACTTGAGAAGGTGAAAAGCGTCCTGCCCGGCCTTTCGGGTCCGACCGTGATGGACGTTGCATCCACCGAGGACATGGTGGCGGTCCACGCAGTGGTCAACGAGGAACGCGTCTACACGCTGATCAATGCGTTGAAGCGTGCCGGTGCCCGCGATATCCTCGTGATGTCGATCGAACGGATGATCCGCTAG
- the hisA gene encoding 1-(5-phosphoribosyl)-5-[(5-phosphoribosylamino)methylideneamino]imidazole-4-carboxamide isomerase, with translation MRIFPAVDILGGRCVQLVQGKRETATAYGDPLSCARRWLDAGAEALHVVNLDGAFGESAKNAELIRSLVKETGVEIELGGGIRSVGDARRWLDTGVSRIILSTFAVKEPESIQTLSHEFGSDRVMAGVDAKGGQVAIHGWQEAAGDYIGWAQRFETLGAGYLLYTNVDVEGLQNGIAAGPVKKLIGSVKIPVVVAGGVSARTDVAALRDAGAYGAVLGSALYSGKINLSEALEESR, from the coding sequence ATGAGAATCTTTCCTGCCGTGGACATCCTTGGCGGACGGTGCGTCCAGCTCGTGCAGGGGAAGCGCGAGACCGCGACCGCGTACGGCGACCCGCTCTCCTGCGCACGGCGCTGGCTCGACGCCGGTGCCGAAGCGCTCCATGTGGTCAATCTCGACGGGGCATTCGGGGAATCTGCGAAAAATGCCGAACTGATCCGGTCCCTCGTTAAAGAGACCGGTGTCGAGATCGAGCTTGGCGGCGGCATCCGCTCGGTCGGCGATGCCCGCCGCTGGCTCGATACCGGCGTCTCCCGCATTATCCTCTCCACCTTTGCGGTAAAAGAGCCGGAGAGCATCCAGACGCTTTCGCATGAGTTCGGGAGCGACCGGGTGATGGCCGGCGTCGATGCTAAGGGGGGGCAGGTGGCGATTCACGGCTGGCAGGAGGCTGCCGGCGATTATATCGGCTGGGCGCAGAGGTTCGAGACCCTCGGCGCCGGGTACCTTCTCTATACGAACGTGGATGTCGAAGGGCTCCAGAACGGAATTGCCGCCGGCCCGGTAAAAAAACTCATCGGGAGTGTTAAAATCCCGGTGGTGGTTGCCGGCGGGGTCTCGGCCCGAACGGACGTAGCAGCCCTGAGGGATGCAGGGGCGTACGGGGCGGTGCTCGGATCGGCGCTGTACAGCGGAAAGATTAACCTTTCAGAGGCACTAGAGGAATCTCGATGA
- the hisB gene encoding imidazoleglycerol-phosphate dehydratase HisB, whose protein sequence is MRKVTISRETKETAITLTFNPDGTGKVSVETGIPFFDHMLTGMAKHGGFDLSCTAKGDLSVDCHHTIEDVGIVIGEAVKKAIGDGKGITRFGHAIIPMDESLAQAALDCGGRGYLVYTGTFGNKTLGNIPSDLFEHFFYSLCMHAGITAHITFAGKNDHHQCEAAFKAFGIALGNALRKSGRSKGVPSTKGTF, encoded by the coding sequence ATGAGAAAAGTTACCATTTCGCGGGAGACAAAAGAGACCGCGATCACCCTCACCTTTAACCCAGACGGGACCGGGAAGGTCTCGGTCGAGACCGGCATCCCGTTCTTCGACCACATGCTCACCGGCATGGCAAAACACGGCGGCTTTGATCTTTCCTGCACGGCAAAGGGCGACCTTTCCGTGGACTGCCACCATACGATCGAGGACGTGGGGATCGTGATTGGCGAGGCGGTCAAAAAGGCAATCGGCGACGGGAAGGGTATCACGCGCTTTGGCCACGCCATCATCCCCATGGACGAGTCTCTTGCGCAGGCGGCCCTCGACTGCGGCGGCCGGGGGTATCTCGTCTATACCGGGACGTTCGGGAATAAGACGCTCGGGAATATCCCCTCCGATCTTTTCGAGCATTTCTTCTACTCCCTCTGCATGCACGCCGGGATCACGGCGCATATCACGTTTGCCGGGAAGAACGACCACCACCAGTGCGAGGCGGCCTTCAAGGCGTTCGGGATTGCGCTCGGTAATGCCTTAAGAAAATCCGGCAGGTCAAAGGGCGTCCCGAGCACAAAGGGGACGTTTTAG
- a CDS encoding histone family protein, translated as MADLPIAAVVRIAKKNGAERVGSDAAEALVIKAEKYIAQLTKEANKLAEHAGRKTIKKEDVDLASKSN; from the coding sequence ATGGCAGATTTACCAATCGCCGCTGTTGTACGGATTGCAAAGAAGAACGGAGCCGAAAGAGTAGGAAGCGATGCAGCCGAGGCACTTGTGATCAAGGCAGAGAAGTACATTGCCCAGCTCACCAAGGAAGCCAACAAGCTCGCAGAGCACGCAGGCAGGAAGACCATCAAGAAGGAAGACGTGGACCTTGCGTCCAAGTCCAACTAA
- the mtxX gene encoding methanogenesis marker protein Mmp4/MtxX, translating to MMVTIGIGAAEDADRVIASACRVNLPCDIACYCRPGTVRVPPGHPGVTLRESPAPEKALVSDLMDGSIGAAIRGTLPANATLAALKRSAGVDHLERIALLETAGGKKFLFAPVGIDEGWTVADKLDLIAKGRAIAKKFGLPDKVGILSGGRLGDIGRHPVVDRSMADAELVSKLGNAVHCEILIEDAVQSCGLIIAPDGISGNLVFRTLAFLGAGHGHGAPVVNIDRIFVDTSRAQPDYANALLLAAALLE from the coding sequence ATGATGGTAACGATAGGGATCGGAGCAGCAGAGGACGCAGATCGGGTGATCGCGAGTGCCTGCCGGGTCAATCTGCCCTGTGACATTGCCTGCTATTGCCGGCCCGGGACGGTACGGGTACCGCCCGGTCACCCCGGGGTTACCCTCCGCGAGAGTCCCGCGCCGGAAAAAGCGCTCGTTTCCGATCTCATGGACGGCAGCATTGGCGCCGCGATCCGGGGAACGCTCCCCGCAAACGCGACCCTTGCGGCATTAAAACGCAGCGCCGGGGTCGACCACCTCGAACGCATTGCCCTTCTGGAGACTGCGGGGGGAAAAAAGTTCCTCTTTGCCCCGGTTGGGATCGACGAGGGATGGACCGTGGCTGACAAACTCGACCTTATCGCAAAAGGCCGGGCGATTGCAAAGAAATTCGGCCTTCCGGACAAGGTGGGGATACTCTCGGGCGGACGGCTGGGCGATATCGGGCGCCACCCGGTTGTGGACCGGAGCATGGCAGACGCAGAACTTGTCTCAAAACTGGGAAATGCCGTGCACTGCGAGATCCTGATCGAAGATGCGGTACAGAGCTGCGGGCTTATCATCGCACCCGACGGGATCTCCGGGAACCTGGTCTTCCGGACGCTCGCCTTTCTGGGAGCCGGGCACGGACATGGGGCGCCGGTCGTAAATATCGATAGAATATTTGTGGATACCTCGCGCGCCCAACCGGATTACGCCAATGCGCTATTGCTCGCAGCAGCATTGTTGGAATAA
- a CDS encoding methanogenesis marker 2 protein, with amino-acid sequence MVSDCSTTKIAQVVREYEGVKRKHAIGEMVKALKIDAPHVVASFGEDAAVIEHNGEALLLAADGIWSRLMEADPYWAGYCSVLVNVHDIAAMGGKPIAMVDIFSMPKNTHTHEQVVKGMHDASAQFGVPIVGGHLHPDAPYSVIDVAILGSAKLDGIIYSNKAEEGDRIIATFDLAGRVHPSCSLNWDSVTMKSAAHVRAQIALLEEIGRDHLVTSGKDISNPGLIGTIGMLLEVSGKGAELDLGKVPKPDLAANHMTFEQWVKMYPGMGFVLTAKQEHVDELIRRFAAVGMTAREIGTVDATRRLRIKYDGNEAEVFDFIANGITCLARDEA; translated from the coding sequence GTGGTTTCAGACTGTTCCACGACAAAGATCGCGCAGGTGGTCAGGGAGTACGAGGGGGTAAAGAGGAAACATGCCATCGGCGAGATGGTAAAGGCGTTAAAGATCGATGCGCCGCATGTTGTCGCCTCGTTTGGCGAGGATGCAGCGGTCATCGAGCATAACGGGGAAGCGCTCCTCCTTGCAGCAGACGGCATCTGGAGCCGGCTCATGGAGGCCGACCCGTACTGGGCCGGCTACTGCTCGGTACTCGTGAATGTCCACGACATTGCCGCCATGGGCGGGAAACCGATTGCCATGGTGGACATCTTCTCGATGCCAAAGAACACCCACACCCACGAGCAGGTGGTAAAAGGCATGCACGATGCCTCCGCCCAGTTCGGCGTACCGATTGTGGGAGGACACCTCCACCCCGACGCACCCTACAGCGTGATCGATGTCGCGATTCTCGGCTCGGCAAAGCTCGACGGGATTATCTACTCGAACAAGGCAGAGGAGGGAGACCGGATTATTGCCACGTTCGATCTTGCCGGCAGGGTCCACCCGTCGTGCTCCTTAAACTGGGACTCGGTCACCATGAAGTCCGCCGCCCATGTACGGGCACAGATTGCACTCCTTGAGGAGATCGGACGCGACCACCTGGTTACCTCGGGAAAAGATATCAGCAACCCGGGTCTTATCGGGACGATCGGGATGCTGCTGGAAGTGAGCGGGAAAGGCGCGGAACTCGACCTCGGCAAGGTGCCAAAGCCGGACCTTGCGGCAAACCATATGACATTCGAGCAGTGGGTGAAGATGTACCCCGGCATGGGTTTTGTGCTGACCGCAAAACAGGAACACGTGGACGAACTCATCCGGCGCTTTGCGGCCGTCGGTATGACCGCACGGGAGATCGGCACGGTCGATGCCACGCGCCGGCTCCGTATCAAATACGACGGGAACGAGGCAGAGGTCTTCGATTTTATTGCAAACGGGATCACCTGCCTTGCACGCGATGAGGCATGA
- a CDS encoding replication factor C large subunit, giving the protein MEWAEKYRPEHLADIVGNSTAVRQMAEWAKTWTFRSKPLLLYGKPGIGKTTSAHALARDMGWEVIELNASDQRTAGVIERIAGAGSTTASLTGSSRKLIVMDEADNLQGTADRGGAKAIIECIKNARQPMILIANDLYGLSAELRLRCEPVQFKAIPARSIAPRLKYICAAEKIACSEGAIHGIAESAAGDVRAAVNMLYASAIGRDSLGDEQVHTSQKDERVSIFTLVSAIFSKTSDEELLRLSYDVDDTPENIEQWVEGNVHFIPDAPSVAKAYRSLSRADEYIGYTYRRQYHTLWRYATALMLLGVADAAGGRGIHARIMPPERWQKMSTAKRQKAIRYSVLSRLASTMQLPQDTLREKYLETVSLLVEHDPGTYAQELMLDADGLNFFLNDRARAQEIIRGLAKKERDSEAEQKKKAKKIKPAEKADPPAAAEVPPVPVKEPEPPAPEPIPTPETEEENAPKKQPPTQSTLFDGF; this is encoded by the coding sequence ATGGAATGGGCAGAGAAGTACCGTCCCGAACATCTCGCGGATATCGTCGGCAACTCAACCGCGGTCCGCCAGATGGCCGAATGGGCAAAGACCTGGACGTTCCGGTCAAAGCCCCTGCTTCTCTACGGCAAGCCGGGGATCGGGAAGACCACCTCTGCCCATGCGCTCGCACGGGACATGGGCTGGGAAGTGATCGAGCTCAATGCGAGCGACCAGCGGACGGCAGGCGTGATCGAGCGGATTGCCGGCGCCGGGAGTACGACCGCGAGCCTGACCGGATCCTCGCGGAAACTCATCGTAATGGACGAGGCGGACAACCTCCAGGGCACTGCCGACCGGGGCGGGGCGAAGGCGATCATCGAGTGCATCAAAAACGCCCGCCAGCCCATGATCCTTATCGCAAACGACCTGTACGGCCTCTCCGCCGAACTCCGGCTCCGCTGCGAGCCGGTCCAGTTCAAGGCAATCCCCGCCCGGTCGATAGCACCCCGGCTCAAGTACATCTGCGCTGCGGAGAAGATTGCCTGTTCCGAAGGGGCAATCCACGGGATTGCCGAGAGCGCCGCAGGAGACGTCCGGGCTGCGGTGAACATGCTCTATGCCTCGGCCATCGGCCGGGACTCCCTTGGCGACGAACAGGTGCATACCTCGCAAAAGGACGAGCGGGTATCGATCTTTACCCTGGTCTCCGCGATCTTTTCAAAGACTTCCGACGAAGAGCTCCTCCGGCTCTCCTATGATGTGGACGATACGCCGGAGAATATCGAGCAGTGGGTGGAGGGAAACGTGCATTTCATTCCTGACGCTCCTTCAGTGGCAAAAGCCTACCGTTCGCTTTCACGGGCCGACGAGTACATCGGGTACACCTACCGGCGCCAGTATCATACGCTCTGGCGGTACGCAACTGCCCTCATGCTCCTCGGTGTTGCCGATGCTGCCGGGGGCAGGGGCATCCATGCCCGGATCATGCCGCCCGAACGCTGGCAGAAGATGTCCACGGCGAAGCGACAGAAGGCGATCCGGTACAGCGTGCTCTCGCGCCTTGCCTCAACCATGCAGCTCCCGCAGGACACGCTCCGGGAGAAATATCTTGAAACGGTCTCGCTCCTCGTGGAGCACGACCCGGGAACCTATGCGCAGGAACTCATGCTTGATGCAGACGGGCTTAATTTCTTCTTAAACGATCGGGCCCGGGCCCAGGAGATCATCCGGGGTCTTGCAAAAAAAGAGCGGGATAGTGAGGCCGAACAAAAAAAGAAGGCAAAAAAAATAAAACCCGCGGAGAAGGCCGATCCCCCGGCAGCCGCCGAAGTTCCCCCGGTTCCCGTAAAAGAACCGGAACCACCGGCTCCCGAACCAATACCCACACCCGAAACGGAAGAGGAGAACGCCCCAAAGAAGCAGCCGCCCACCCAGTCCACGCTCTTTGACGGGTTTTAG
- a CDS encoding UPF0146 family protein has protein sequence MAGFKHIEHCVGTYIAGRYKNPVEAGIGNNPDAALRIHNAGIPVRAVDIHPCALPEGISFARDDIFSPDLTRYAGADVIYAIRPAEEMIPPLIALAEQIDCDLVVYHLGFEGYGNGGEIVDCGVPLHYYRRRT, from the coding sequence ATGGCCGGGTTTAAACATATTGAGCATTGCGTCGGTACCTACATTGCGGGACGGTATAAAAATCCCGTCGAGGCGGGGATCGGGAACAACCCGGATGCCGCACTGCGGATCCACAACGCCGGGATCCCGGTCCGGGCAGTCGATATCCACCCGTGTGCCCTGCCGGAAGGGATTTCATTTGCCCGGGACGATATCTTCTCGCCCGATCTCACCCGGTATGCCGGTGCCGATGTGATCTATGCGATACGGCCGGCAGAAGAGATGATCCCCCCGCTCATTGCGCTTGCAGAACAGATCGACTGCGACCTGGTGGTCTACCACCTCGGGTTCGAGGGGTATGGTAATGGGGGAGAGATCGTGGATTGCGGCGTGCCGCTCCATTATTACCGCAGGCGCACCTAA
- a CDS encoding archaemetzincin family Zn-dependent metalloprotease yields the protein MRLHIFWDQLAPEGLQLPVGRMIASVTGIPAVVVENPVRIMGFVNARKQIDAQVQLDHLAAYKHQHRMDEPVLLVVSQDLFNPGHSSLFGLAREQAGAAVVSTARLANEFYGLPPNDDALFDRLVTEGAHEVGHLLGLAHCKNHECIMFCPDTLDELDGKKKGFCEACQKELDARQQCRIDQI from the coding sequence ATGCGGCTCCATATTTTTTGGGATCAGCTTGCTCCCGAAGGCCTGCAGCTGCCGGTCGGGAGGATGATCGCGTCGGTAACCGGGATTCCCGCGGTTGTCGTGGAGAACCCGGTCCGTATCATGGGCTTTGTGAATGCGAGGAAACAGATCGACGCCCAGGTGCAGCTCGATCACCTTGCCGCTTACAAACACCAGCACCGGATGGACGAACCGGTCCTTCTCGTGGTCAGCCAGGACCTTTTTAACCCCGGCCATTCCTCCCTCTTCGGCCTTGCACGGGAGCAGGCCGGGGCCGCAGTAGTCTCGACGGCCCGGCTCGCAAACGAGTTCTACGGGCTTCCCCCAAACGACGATGCCCTGTTCGACAGGCTGGTGACCGAGGGGGCCCACGAGGTCGGCCACCTGCTGGGCCTTGCCCACTGCAAAAACCACGAGTGCATCATGTTCTGCCCGGACACGCTCGACGAACTCGACGGCAAGAAGAAGGGATTTTGCGAGGCCTGCCAGAAAGAGCTCGATGCCCGACAGCAGTGCCGGATCGACCAGATCTAA
- a CDS encoding RDD family protein — protein MADEIPAPATEPSPAPAAEPEKVPAPDMPAISRGKTLYLAKWSTRFWAWLIDIILIILFLNIVSGILAPLNWKMHALWDVWHLGVFDYGIDILIFLLYWTICESYKGQSIGKMVLNIRVVNRDGSKIHWTTAAIESLGKAFIPVLVLDCLIGWLAMPGTKLRVFNRISNTIVVKTDYSEPDGIVYVKDKE, from the coding sequence ATGGCAGACGAAATTCCGGCTCCGGCCACCGAACCCTCTCCGGCCCCGGCCGCGGAACCAGAAAAGGTTCCGGCACCGGACATGCCCGCAATCTCGCGGGGAAAGACCCTCTACCTTGCAAAGTGGTCGACCCGGTTCTGGGCATGGCTTATCGACATTATCCTGATTATCCTGTTCCTGAATATCGTCAGCGGCATCCTCGCACCTCTCAACTGGAAGATGCACGCCCTCTGGGATGTCTGGCACCTGGGAGTCTTCGATTACGGCATCGATATCCTGATCTTCCTGTTATACTGGACCATCTGTGAGAGCTACAAGGGCCAGTCCATCGGGAAGATGGTCTTAAACATCCGCGTTGTCAACCGCGACGGTTCGAAGATCCACTGGACCACGGCTGCGATCGAGAGCCTCGGGAAAGCGTTCATCCCGGTACTCGTCCTCGACTGCCTGATCGGGTGGCTCGCTATGCCCGGCACCAAGCTCAGGGTCTTCAACCGGATCTCGAACACGATCGTTGTCAAGACCGATTACAGCGAGCCTGACGGCATCGTATACGTCAAGGACAAGGAGTAA